TCAGAGATACACCGTCCGCGGGAGCCGCAGCATTATGAAAGCTTGCCTGCGCTCCTGCTTCTTCCAGGCTCTACAGACAAAATATTAAACAATTAGACATCTAAATAACAGACCATTAACCGGATAGAGCAAACAATTTAATCTCTAGGTAATAACTATGACGAAAGACATCTCCATGATCAATGATATCAAGCCTAAGCTATTTGTTTGAAGAAACTACAAAAATCTGGAGATTCTACCACTATGTGCTTTATAAAAACccaaagaaaaacatgtgCATATCATACATGTTACCAACCAAAGGTTCTTGCTTAAGGTTACTTTGGTGCTAAGAAATATGAAATCAGCTGTTCTGGTTTACTCACTTTGGTAGCACGAGATTCCATAATACGTTTTGCTTCTGCTAAAACCTGAAAAGGCAACAGTTGGCAATCACATACATAACTACGGAATCTAAAGAATGGTAAACTTCATAAATCAGATAATCATAATCCCATTAtcagcaaaataaataaatattaccTCAGCATCCTTTCGTTcatgttgttttgtttggGAGAGGAGTGCAGACAATGCACGCTTTCTCTCAGTTTCATGAGCAGCATTGAAGGTTTCCTGAGAAGATACCCATATGAACATATGTGACAACCAAAAAAATCACCACAACAGACAGTGGGAAAAGTGTACCTTCACAAGAGGATTCCCAGCAACTTCATCGAATGAACGAGCTCTTGCAATTAAAAGAGCCCGAGTAACTGCACTAGGAAGACAACAATGGCTAGCTCACAGTAAACTAACAGCAGTACAAGGATTTAAGTGCACATACAGCTAGACTGATCATGCATGCTAGCTTTAGTGAATAATTGAATAGGCCTGTCACATGCTAATGCAAGTAAAGGTCCGGAGACCGGGGATAGGGCACTTGTCCTCATCTAGCCGCCCGCAGGGCCTAATCCCTCTCGTGGTTAGAGAGGTTCTGAGGCttagtttgtttcttttgagttttgactgTTTAATTGCTTAATCATAAATGATTACATGGTTTCCCTTTTATAGGGAAGACCCAACTTGACGCCTAAGAAACCAATCTCTAGCTTAAAGGAAACCATCTCTAATTGAAAGGAAATGAATCttatctctctccctctattTTCCTAACTAAGATACATTGCGTAAACGGATGCAAGCAATCATCCAGTAAACAGATGAGTAGATCCTTGTTTGTTTCATATGTTGAATGGCAGAACAGATAGTAACAAAGTAAATCACTGTTTGTATGCTTTTGAGAAAGCAGATTCAAgtataaaacaataaacattACCAACAGAAGAACTTTCCCACTTGGGTTCTGTCAAACATAAAGACATCAGAATTAGATGTACCTGAATAGTAACGGCTCTTCAGATCTTCCACGCTGCGATTTGTTGGAAACCTATCTGCTATTACTATGAAACGAAGATCGAAGCGTTCACATAATTCAAACAGCTGGTCTGTTTCTTCTCTGCTCCATGTCTGAAACAAGCACATCAAACATTCTCTTTCAAATATGACAAATTGTGAACAAAAATGACTTTGGAAACTAAATTCAACAGCCTAATATATTGATACTTGTGAACGTCAGAAACCTCTGCTCAAAGGACATATGTTACCGGTTCTGAAAATGTTAAGGCGAGCCAATTACTGAAAATAGCAGATAGAGGCGAGGTGAAAAATAACTATGCAAATTTAAACGTCCCCACATAGTGGTCGACTGCACCCAAGAGCTCAAAGTTATTCCAGGTAGAACCACTAAGCACTAGAGCCCATATTTTACGCTTTGAAATTGAGAATAAAATTGTTGGGATATCTAAATACCTGGTAACAGAAGTGTCAATGGTAAAATAGGAAattttcatttgtttcaaTCTTGCCGAGGTAGTGAGCAGGATTAGTTCTACAATGGCAATGTGTGTTTAAAAGCAATAAGTGCCAACAAGAAAAATTTATTGTAACTAGTACCTACAGGTTCAGTTAAATATTTCTCATACTCCTCTTCAGTGTATTTGAGAACATCAACCTTCTGCAAAAGGAAATGACAAACAAACACATAGTCAGCCCGAATCCTGTACAAGGTTTCTTGCTCAATGATGTAACCAACACAGTATAATTCTTACCGTGTTATATTTTGCAAACTCATAGTCACCGCTTGGTGGAACACCATTTGCAACTTTAACCTGAAAAAACGGAAGGACGGGAAGTACTGTGAGTTAGTCATACTGAAACTTTAAGATCTACACCATATCAGTAAAGCATTAGAGACGAACCCAGTGGTAAAGTTGCAGACTGTCCGTTCGTGCAGAGGACGTAAAAGGTAGCCACTGCCATGCTATCTGCAGAAGTAATTAATATTTTCAAGTCAAACCACCTACAGCAGTCCACCAAAGAGCAAGAATTACCAGGCTACAAAAAATGTATACACATGCCACAAAGAAATATGACAAATCCGACACCTGCGTCATGCTTACAAGTTATGTTATGATCTATAGTGACCCATGCACTGGTAACAAGATAAAGATGCTGAACCGAACAGAACACAAAACATTTTAATGATTTCATTTAGTATTTGAATTAAAGGAACAAACAACTTGTTAACCAAGTTCTAAACTAGAATAGAAAAGGTGGCATATACTTCTAGTCATATTCTGCTCCACATGACATGGAGTTCAATACAAGTTGAATGATCATGCTACAATAGATTTACAATCCCACAACAAATTAATAAACTAACTATGACATTTAGTCAACATTAAAGGTGAAGTGACACAAAAATGTTGGTATTTCTAGAGAAGCACAATTCTAACTGTAGTTCACGTCGTAATTATGAAGAATGATTGTCCAGATTTGGACCAAAATGCCTCATGAAACAGGAGCATACTATATGTATTAACTTTCAGTGATTCATTAAACTGGCAGAATTTTTCCCCTGATGTTCCTAGATTATGCAGTGCATCCCATAAAGTTTAGTCTGATAACGAGGACCTCGTATTGCCGCTGACTAAAAATAACAATTGCACATAAATCTATCTACATTTTGCATGTCCTTCTAGTTCAAATCCACGGGCAATGAACACAACTCAATGACAAAATTTCCCGTACGTCCGGTATGCACATAATGCGTATGAATAGCTAAACACTCAGCTCAGTTAAAATGCTACAGAAGTACCAAAACTTTGGATATAAACCCGAAAAGTTGCTAGcccaccttctccttctccacaGCAGGCCGCCGCTTCAGGTGCGAGGCCTCGATGGTCGGCATGAGCGGAGCCATTCCCACCCCTCCGGTGAGCGCGTATACCTGGATCCCACAAACTATTAGCACTGGGAAACAACCAAACATGCGGCAGCGAGCAGGAAACTGCGGGAGGGCGAAgaagcgggggggggggggggaggggtaCCTCGCGCGAGACGCCATCAGGCTTGCGCTGCGGCTCCTTGGGCGGCCGCTGTTTCTTCTCCTGGGAGGACTGGAAAGGGGTCTTCGGCAGCCCGAGGATGTCCTTCGCGTCCATGCAAACGGCCGGAGGATGAGCAGGACGACGgtgctagggttagggttttttCGTGTTCCCCAACCGCGACATGGGTCTGCGTATCGAGCTCGGGGCTCGCGAGGCGAGACGGATGACTGATGACTGGTTGGAGAAGACAATGCTTAGCGGGCCGAAAACTCGATCCAGGCCCGATGGGCAAACTATCTGGCCCATAAGCTCAATCGTTTTTTTTAATGCCCATGTCGAAAATTTCGTTAAAAAACGTAGAAATGTACGAATCTTTCGCATCCTTGCAAAGCAAACGCAAATATGCTTCTGATGGAACAAGAACATACGATTGAATGTATTTTCCATAATTTAATATTCATCATGGAAGTTTTCTAAATTTCCCCCCTCTCAGCACTCTTGATTCCTCAAAGCAATTTCGAACAGATTTACgatctagaaaaaaaaacttgttgtACCCTTCGTAAATCGTAATTGTAGGAACGCCTAATCTAATTTGTGCGTGCGCACTTTGGTGTCGCGTGCGATGCTCACTTTTACTGATTGATACTACCTTATCCATAAGTCCTGCCCTCCACCCGTCTCTTCCTCCACCACTCACTGCATCCCCTTTCCttcttcatctctctctcctccccctACCTGGCTGAGATCTCCTCTCCCCACGGACTCCTTCCGCTGCTGCCGGCACGCCCTACGCTCCTACCCCAGCCCTGGCCTCCCCCAACGCCGCCGGCGTGCCCCAGCCCCGCCCTCCCCGCTGCAGATGCGCCCCATCTTCGCCCTCACCCCCGGCCTCTCCGTCCTCCCCGCTGCCGATGCCCCCATCCCCGCCCCCACCTCCGGCCTCCTCCCCGTTGCCGATGCGCCCCTTCCGCGCCCTCACCCCCggcctccccctccgccgccccgcgcgccgcacCCCCCCAGCCTCCCCCACTGCCCCCGCCCATCGCGCAGAAGAAGGGGTCAAGCACAAGGAGCCATGGTGTCGGCCAGTTGCTGCGCGATCAGCAGCAGTGGTTCTACTTCTACTACAGGTCACGGGAGCAAATAAGAGGCGAGCCACCATGCCACCGGTTTCCCTTGAAGTTTTGGTGTGGTTGCTCCGTTGCTGCACCAAAGCAGTAGCAGCTGTAGACCCGATGGCTGGACGAGAAGGTGGACGCTGGCGAGGTGGTGAGGTTGGCGCTCTGCTGCCTGCACCAGGACGCATTGCTCTGGCGAGGGATGGTGAACGACGTTGGCAGCATGGATGATTTTGGTTCCAATTGCCAGGTACACACCTAGCTCCTGTGCCGGTGTGTGTTCATACTCTCTTTGTTCTGAACGTGTCCATTGCTTGATGTAAATTGATGTAAATTCTGTGTGAGAGTTACTTTGTGATTTTGCTTCTTGTCAATTCTGGATCagagttactccctccgatcctaaattgttgtcgaaatattacatgtatctagatgctttttaagaatagatacatccatatttaggcaaattggATCAAGAAttttggatcagagggagtactttctTATTCTGATGGATGTAATTTCAGTATGACAGTAACTTTTATGAGTCAAGTAGATGTAATTTTGATGTTAAAAGTTACTTTCCTAATTTTTTAGATGCAGTTGTGACGTTAAAAGTTACATCTAACTGATCCTGACAAAGTAACTTTTGGTGACGGAAGAAGAGGGAGATGTGGTAGAGTAACTTTTTGTTCGTAATTTGCGTTTTTTTCTGAGTAGATGAAGAAATGTGTGGTATGGAAGCGTAGAGTGGAGAAAAAGCATTAATCAATGTCACGTGGGGGACACGGGGACCACAAGCAGCAGGAGAGAAGGAAATGTCACTATCACATGCACGGAGACCACATTAGGACATGCATCTGGTCGGTACGCACTTTTTATGCCAAAAAGTGCACGCTCACTCCCTAGCCGCCCCCTTGTAGGAAATGCTTTTTACCTGAGGAAACTTGAGCTCCAATCACAATgcattttctttgtttatgTCTCCGAGTAACCCTCGATCCTTGATTTATTGGTTTGTTTGCGCAAGATCTAGAGTCTCCTTAGAACCATTCGTGCGCTTTAGTTTTCACATATGATTAATATTCCATGATTTttaattgtgtttttttctagCTCTGTGTTTTTATACTCCTGCATTTTACAAAAGCCCGTGGTTCGTTATGGATAACCAAGATAACAACATTCTTCCCAAAATTATGGTAATTGGAGCTATACATATAACTTCACTTATTCTCGAGTTTTCGACATCACAATCTACTCCACACAAAATTTGCTCATTTTTGGTTGTTATGCATTTCCATTTCATGTGCTAACTATGGCTTCCATGTAGGGAAGTCCACCTGTTATATGATCGAAGGGTTAGTTGCTTGTTTTTTAAAAGATATGCCGGATGGAGCTGTGCAAGAGCCTATTTGTAGCTATTTAATAGATAGACGTTGTTTGGTTGCTGTCCTGGTGTGCTCTCTCGTCCAGGCTAGGTCCCCTGGCTTAGGCCTCAGACTACGATCCCCTAAGCTAGTTTTCTTCAGCAAGTGAGCGTGGTCTGCTCTCATACATTTCTCGGAGTGAGGACCCTACCCAAACACTCCATCTTCAAGCGTGCCAATGGCCAACTTTTTAAGAAGCTTCAGACATTGCTATTTGTCAGCTATAAAAGCTTAGGGCATCGACCAAGCAAGCCAATAGTTTTTATCATGATCGTTGGATATATAGCCCCTCTTCGTATCTCCAGATCCCTCGCCATTAGATCAGACCATCATTCTAAATATAACCCTGCTTTTACACATTGTCTATGTGTTTTTGCTTCGGGCTCCGACCACTAGATTGgaaggaaacaaaagaaaacattcTCGGTGAGAAATGActctagaaaacaacaatcAGAATATCTTGATTAGAATTTCTTCAATTATACAGccaaataagaaaaatgaCACAAATTCCGCGGTTCAAAGACGTCAGCTGGCGAGCACGAGCGGCCACACGATGTGGGTTCGGACGGCTTAGATTTTACAAGCCTCATCTTCCCTTTCCCTGTGTGGACTGTGGCCTGTGACACAGTGACAGAAGGAGGAACCGAAGCTTCCAAACCCCACACATAAACCCTCTCCCGAATCTTGAGACGCCAAACAAGCTTGATCGAGTTCGAGAAATCCACCCACCCCCACTCACGAGGCCATgtaccgggcggcggcggcggccatttCGGGGTCCTCCTCGGCGCTGCGGAGGCAGCTCGCGCGCGGCGAGCAGCGGCAGTGGGCGCGCGGGTAtgcggcggcgaaggaggtGACCTTCGGCGtcggcgcccgcgccgcgaTGCTGCGGGGCGTCAAcgacctcgccgacgccgtcaAGGTCACCATGGGCCCCAAGGTTCGTGCTCCCCCGTGGATTTGGTTAGTGCCGTGGCCCGCGTGATGCAGCAGTCGGCGTGGATCTAGCGTGAAAACGCGGGGCTATAATGCTCGGTTTCTCGATTGAATTTGAGTGGGCTGCTTGCTTGTGTTGCAGGGGCGCAATGTGATCATCGAGAGAGCCCATAAATCTCCGCAGGTCACAAAGGACGGGGTCACTGTCGCAAAAAGCATAGAGTTCGAGGACAGCGCTAAGAATGTCGGGGCAAGCCTGGTGAAGCAAGTTGCTGATGCTACTAATAAGGTTGCAGGAGATGGTAAGGACCGAGGGCTCTTGGAAATTCCTGTACTTGATCAGCCATCCGAACCACTAGCTGTTTTGCTGAGAAAAGCATTCTGTTTCACTTCCGTGTTGATTTCAGGTCAACAAGCATAGTGTTAATGTTGATGTTTTTAACTTCTCCACCATGTGTGGTTAATCCTTTCTTTAGTTAGCATCAAATTGCTGTGCTGCCAGGACAGGAAATTTGATGGTAGATCAATTGCATTTGATTGCTACTACTCACTGTAATGTGCTATTCGGTCACTGGTGCCTGAAGTGCTCGCACCACAGGTGAATAGGAATATCTTGTGGTTTGTATGGTTTTGGAtgttgcagacttgcagttATTTTTGGGCCTCACCTGTTGCCCTGGGTTCTGCCTTCTTGCTCATTTCGCACCCGTGCACTAGCTCTCATCACACTATAGCCATGATTTGACAGACTGGAGCCATTGGTGTTTTCTTTAATTTATTCCTCATGCAAATAAATATCAAGTCTGCTGACGGCAACTTTAACCTAGGCATTCTTGAAGAGACCTCTCAGTTTTCTAACATACAATCCCACAATACCTTTGTTTAGTAAAAAATGGGATTCCGTCCCAAACATAGTTTACTATACTGTGGACAATATGTATCTACATATAATCTGGACCAATATCTTATAAAGGGTAGGAGCttgtgtgcgtgtgtgggCGTGAGTCTGGTGTGTCCGTGTGTGTAGGTTTGTGTGAGTCTGCAATGTCCTCTCTCAAGACATAGAGTAGGAAATTACTTCTACTTGCCTGAATGGAGCATTGTGTGCCACTCACTTTGTTTCTGATTGACTTGGCAACAGGTACCACTTGCGCAACTGTACTTACACAAGCAATTCTTACGGAAGGATGCAAGGCTTTGGCAGCAGGGGTGAATGTTATGGACTTGCGTATTGGTATAAACAAGGCCATAAATGCTATCACTTCTCACCTCAAAAGTAAAGCATGGACGATTAATTCCCCAGATGAAATAAACCAGGTGAGGTACTCTGGTTTGCGGTATGACCTGATGCCTGACATGTTTCCGGTTTCCCCTCTTCAATCCCATAAACTATACCTGAGTTGTTTTTGTATCTTTGATGTTGTTATTATCTGCATCTACTATAGATAATCGACAATTTTCA
The Brachypodium distachyon strain Bd21 chromosome 2, Brachypodium_distachyon_v3.0, whole genome shotgun sequence genome window above contains:
- the LOC100825598 gene encoding SWR1-complex protein 4, with amino-acid sequence MDAKDILGLPKTPFQSSQEKKQRPPKEPQRKPDGVSREVYALTGGVGMAPLMPTIEASHLKRRPAVEKEKIAWQWLPFTSSARTDSLQLYHWVKVANGVPPSGDYEFAKYNTKVDVLKYTEEEYEKYLTEPTWSREETDQLFELCERFDLRFIVIADRFPTNRSVEDLKSRYYSVTRALLIARARSFDEVAGNPLVKETFNAAHETERKRALSALLSQTKQHERKDAEVLAEAKRIMESRATKSLEEAGAQASFHNAAAPADGVSLSNSHPLSTATHPALAANNTIPDSLRMLKVYLRSHALDQMVQTVSASAGLRMIKRVDQTLQDLGVNLKPKVPTKAVCAEHLELRNEILTLLNLQKQLQNKEAEVLANRESSFTEAPGTPKRANRDVDRPFVPDTTGFGGDRGVKRDHKRKSTGRFMDAPPSPPQSKRPRKLKASD